In the Euphorbia lathyris chromosome 5, ddEupLath1.1, whole genome shotgun sequence genome, one interval contains:
- the LOC136229662 gene encoding protein CHROMATIN REMODELING 35-like encodes MEQQLVIISSSATSLPSKAAYDVHSNGNKRKECDTSPFSATNSSPIKLQKTSQTSRVYGSSSDFPILILDSDTGFGSNSISLKNNQSRLYGTTADLPVIILDSDAKDGYEGYCNLNQKDLVVIETVDQFPQTPLTGRDCVKVNESIPIIILDSEDIDANTGYPRQKNSLIETAQEIPKTALTSNDPEEIESSKQANGSACERIVNDTQSVMSIAREVDNVVDDSLIKSDSENDNLSVKTAIDDGVAKWIVNDNQSVVSIAREMDNVVDDSLIKSDSENDNVSVKTAMDDGAANVDVPGSKVCNIQTDLSANVGMFIAGEVDTPQINDVDDGAANAGNDMLMKKDNHQINVEDNILDGIDDDTDDRVCRKFKALSELGLPSSNIQLDEIVYPDIEDNDQANVEDEDEDDLTEIWKEMTIALEYSKDSSAGPAVTAECVEQHGEDCDHSLILKDDLGYVCRVCGVIQKSIDTIFEFQFSKGKRSSRTYERRSTNNTNNTDSSDVTLSLITSRDLTVAEISAHPRHKKHMKPHQVAGFNFLCSNLITDNPGGCILAHAPGSGKTFMIISFIHSFLARYPDARPLVVLPKGILQTWKNEFLKWQVEEIPLHDFYSSKAENRSQQLSILRKWVMKKSILFLGYKQLSAIVCDSNRSQVADECKDILLKVPTILILDEGHTPRNEETDVLRSLSRVQTPRKVVLSGTLYQNHVKEVFNIVNLVRPQFLKLNTSKMIVNRIMSRVKIARQVKKNSKSGLHSGFFELIEYTLQKDEDLKRRKAVIEDLREMTSSILHYYKGDFLDELPGVVDFTVVLNLSPKQKDELQMLSKLDVFKRTSLGSAIYIHPVLKSFSLVSSATIDGGKIDEILEGLDVKQGVKAKFFLNILGLCESAGEKLLVFSQYIMPLKLLERLSEKVKGWKVGREVFMITGDSNPEEREWCMEQFNSSAKARVFFGSIKACGEGISLVGASRILILDVHLNPSVTRQAIGRAFRPGQRKKVFSYRLIAADSPEEKDNLTCSRKEMISKMWFEWNQYSRHQDFEIVSVDPEECEDVFFQSPGLREDVNVLYRR; translated from the exons ATGGAGCAACAACTCGTCATTATCAGCAGCTCTGCTACTTCACTTCCATCCAAGGCTGCTTACG ATGTGCACTCCAATGGCAACAAAAGAAAGGAATGCGACACTTCACCCTTCTCTGCTACAAATTCTTCTCCAATAAAGTTACAGAAAACATCTCAAACATCTAGAGTTTATGGATCATCGTCTGATTTTCCTATACTAATCCTTGATTCAGATACTGGTTTTGGTAGTAATAGTATCAGTTTGAAAAATAATCAATCAAGATTGTATGGGACAACAGCTGATTTACCTGTCATAATCTTGGATTCCGATGCTAAGGATGGATATGAGGGGTACTGTAATCTCAATCAGAAGGATCTAGTCGTGATTGAAACTGTTGATCAATTTCCACAGACGCCTTTAACT GGAAGGGATTGTGTGAAGGTCAACGAATCAATACCTATTATAATCCTGGACTCTGAAGATATTGATGCTAACACTGGATATCCAcgtcagaaaaattccttgattGAAACAGCTCAGGAAATTCCAAAGACGGCTTTAACG AGCAATGATCCTGAGGAGATCGAATCATCGAAACAAGCAAACGGAAGTGCTTGTGAACGGATAGTAAATGATACTCAATCTGTCATGTCCATAGCTCGAGAGGTGGACAATGTTGTTGATGATAGTTTGATTAAAAGTGATTCTGAGAATGACAACCTTTCAGTCAAGACGGCAATAGATGATGGTGTTGCGAAATGGATAGTAAATGATAATCAATCTGTAGTGTCCATAGCTCGAGAGATGGACAATGTTGTTGATGATAGTTTGATTAAAAGTGATTCTGAGAATGACAACGTTTCAGTCAAGACGGCAATGGATGATGGTGCTGCAAATGTTGATGTCCCGGGTTCGAAAGTGTGCAATATACAGACAGATTTAAGTGCAAATGTTGGCATGTTCATAGCTGGAGAGGTGGACACTCCTCAAATTAATGATGTAGATGATGGTGCTGCGAATGCCGGAAAtgatatgcttatgaaaaaaGATAATCATCAAATTAATGTTGAAGATAATATTCTGGATGGAATTGATGATGATACGGATGATAGGGTTTGTAGGAAGTTCAAAGCTCTATCGGAGCTCGGTTTGCCTAGTAGCAACATCCAGTTAGATGAAATTGTATATCCTGACATTGAGGATAATGATCAAGCCAATGTtgaggatgaagatgaagatgatttGACTGAAATTTGGAAGGAGATGACGATTGCATTAGAGTATTCGAAG GACTCTTCTGCAGGTCCTGCTGTCACCGCTGAATGCGTGGAACAACATGGGGAGGACTGTGATCATTCTCTTATCTTGAAGGATGATCTAGGCTATGTTTGTCGCGTTTGCGGAGTTATTCAGAAAAGCATCGATACCATATTCGAGTTTCAATTCTCTAAG GGGAAAAGAAGTAGTCGAACTTACGAGCGTAGAAGCACGAACAACACGAACAACACAGACTCATCTGATGTTACATTAAGCCTGATTACATCACGTGATTTAACGGTAGCAGAAATTTCTGCTCATCCGAGGCATAAAAAGCACATGAAACCCCACCAAGTAGCAGGATTCAATTTTCTTTGTAGCAATCTCATTACTGATAATCCCGGGGGTTGTATATTAGCTCATGCTCCTGGTTCCGGGAAGACATTCATGATCATCAGTTTCATTCACAGTTTTCTAGCCCGGTATCCCGATGCCAGACCATTGGTTGTGCTGCCTAAAGGGATCTTACAAACATGGAAGAATGAGTTCCTGAAATGGCAAGTGGAGGAAATTCCTCTGCACGACTTTTACAGCTCGAAAGCCGAGAATCGGTCTCAGCAGTTGTCTATATTGAGAAAATGGGTGATGAAAAAGAGCATCCTGTTTTTGGGGTATAAGCAGTTATCTGCAATAGTTTGTGACAGCAACAGGAGTCAAGTTGCAGATGAATGTAAAGACATACTTCTAAAAGTCCCTACAATTCTTATACTAGACGAAGGACATACTCCGCGAAACGAGGAAACTGATGTACTTCGGTCTCTTTCGAGAGTTCAAACTCCTAGGAAAGTGGTACTTTCAGGAACACTTTATCAGAATCATGTAAAAGAAGTGTTCAATATAGTGAATCTAGTTCGTCCGCAGTTTCTGAAGCTTAACACGTCGAAAATGATTGTTAACCGGATAATGAGCAGAGTAAAGATAGCAAGACAAGTGAAGAAAAACTCGAAATCCGGTTTGCACTCAGGGTTTTTCGAGTTGATTGAGTACACATTACAGAAAGATGAAGATTTGAAAAGAAGAAAGGCAGTGATAGAAGATCTCCGTGAGATGACAAGCAGCATTCTCCATTATTATAAAGGAGATTTTCTAGATGAGCTTCCGGGGGTTGTTGATTTCACAGTTGTTCTGAATCTTAGTCCAAAACAGAAAGATGAACTTCAGATGCTGAGCAAGTTGGATGTGTTCAAGCGAACTTCATTAGGAAGTGCCATTTACATTCACCCGGTTCTCAAGTCTTTTTCACTG GTATCTTCAGCAACAATTGATGGTGGAAAAATAGACGAGATACTGGAAGGATTGGATGTTAAACAAGGAGTAAAAGCaaagttcttcctcaacataCTCGGACTATGCGAATCAGCAGGCGAAAAGCTCCTGGTTTTCAGCCAATACATAATGCCTTTAAAACTACTTGAAAGGCTATCAGAGAAGGTAAAGGGTTGGAAGGTTGGAAGGGAAGTTTTCATGATCACAGGAGATTCAAATCCTGAGGAAAGAGAGTGGTGTATGGAGCAATTCAATAGTTCAGCAAAAGCAAGAGTATTTTTTGGATCAATCAAAGCATGTGGGGAAGGTATTTCGTTAGTAGGTGCATCTCGGATTCTGATATTGGATGTTCACCTTAATCCGTCGGTAACACGACAAGCGATCGGCAGGGCGTTCCGGCCGGGGCAAAGGAAGAAGGTGTTTAGTTATAGATTGATTGCTGCTGATTCACCTGAGGAGAAAGATAATTTGACTTGTTCAAGAAAGGAGATGATTTCAAAGATGTGGTTTGAGTGGAATCAGTATTCTAGACACCAAGATTTTGAGATTGTGAGTGTTGATCCTGAGGAATGTGAGGATGTTTTCTTTCAAAGTCCAGGACTCAGAGAAGATGTGAATGTTTTGTACAGAAG GTAA